From the Corynebacterium zhongnanshanii genome, the window GTATAACCCTGGCGCATGGCCTTCACGTTGTGGGCCACGCGGTCAAGGGTGACCGCGTCCAGCCCGGTGGTCGGCTCGTCCAGAATGAGCACGGCGGGACGGGCGGCCAGAAAGCGCGCCAAAGCCACGCGCTGGCGCTGGCCGCCGGAGAGGGTCAGGCCGGCCTCCCCAATGAGCCCCTCGAGCCCGCCGAGACGAGCAAGGATGTCTCCGCATTCGGCCACATGCAGGGCGGCAAGCTGGTCTTCTTCGTCCGCGGCCCAGATGTTATCCCGCAGCGTGCCTTCAAACACGGACACCGTATGGGGAGCCGCCACTGCCCCATCCCGCGTGAGCGCAGCCACCCGGCGATGGACCTCCGCCAGGCTGTCCTCCGTCTCCGCATGCCAGACTGTGAGTCCCTCGGGTAGCGCGACTTCGCCCGTTACGTCCTCGGGCTGCGCCTCCAGCTCCTCCAGAAGCTCGCGAACGCGCGTGGACGCCGCCATGCCCCTGCCCCACAAGTCAGCCATGACATTCAGGGACTGCCCCGTCACCATCAGCGACGGCGGTGCCAACAGCACCGTCGTCAGCAGCTGCCCGGAGGTGATCGCGCCCGCGTGAGCGAGCCAGCCGCCCAGGACGATCACGGCGATGGTGAAGGCAGTGGGCACCAATTGTCGAAGGAACATCACCAGGGAGGACACTGTGGCGTCGGTCAGCATGGCGCGCAATGCGCGGTCGGTCACCTCGTCGAAACGGCGGCGCGTAATGTCCACGGCGCCCAGTCCCTTGATCACGCGGGAGCCTTGCGCCACGTCCGTGGCCAGCGCAATGGCGCGGCTTTCCTCCACGCGCCGCTGACGGGCGACCCGGGCAATGGGGGCGGACGTGACATAGCTCGTCACCGCGGTACTTGCCCCGCCCAGCACCAGAAGCAGCGATATCCAGGGTGAGGCTGCCCACAACGTGACAGCCGAAGCGAAGAGAAAGCCCAGCATCACCAGCGGAAAGTTAAGGATCTGCTTCAACTGCCCCAGTTGCTTGGAATCCTCGTCCACAGTGTTGAGTACGGTGCCCGAATGGACCGGCCTGCCCGCCTGAATCAGGCGGCCGGTGAGCAACAGACGCAGATCATGGACGGCCCGCGCCTCGGAGAGGTCCGTCAACGCGTCGCCGGTGATGGAGCCCAGCCATGCGCAGAAGAGGCACAGCACCAGCAGCAGGCAGGGAATGAGCAGTGCCCCGCCGTCGGTGATGCGCCCCACGATCAAGGAGGTCAACGCGCCTGTCGCCGCGTCCGTCACGGTTCCCGCCACAATGCCCACAACCGCCGCGGGGTAGGACGTCAGCATGTCCCAACCCACGCGGCGGTCTGCGTTCCACCTCTCCAGGTGGAGTTGATGGGCGGTGCGTGGCGGATGCGCAGGAGCGAACCATCGCCACGTACTCACCTAGCTCAGCTTCTTAGCAATCAGCTGGTTCACTTGGCCTGGGTCGGCCTTACCCTTGGTGGCCTTCATCACCGCGCCAACGATCGCGCCGGTGACCTTGGTGTTTCCGGCCTTGTACTTCTCCACGATGTCTGGGTTGGCGGCCAGTGCCTCGTCGACGGCGGCCTCGATAGCTCCGTCATCACGCACGACCTCCAGGCCGCGGGAAGCGACGACCTCATCGACGTCGCCCTCGCCTTCTAGCACGCCGTCCACGGCTTGGCGCGCCAGCTTGTTGGTCAGCTTGCCCTCGCCCACGAGCTCGATGACACGTGCCACCTGAGCCGGGGTAATGTTCAGTCCGTCAAGCTCCACGCCCTGCTGGTTGGCCTTTCCGGCAAGGTAGGCAACCCACCAGGAGCGAGCCTCCGATGGCTGCGCGCCTGCCTCCACCGTCTCGATGATCAGGTCCAGTGCGCCGGCGTTCACCAGGTCGCGCATCTCCTCGTCCTTGAGCTTCCACTCTTCCTGGATGCGGGCGCGGCGGATCCATGGCATCTCCGGCAGGGTGGAACGAATCTCCTCCACCCACTCCTCGGGGGCCAGCACGGGTGGCAAGTCGGGATCGTTGAAGTAGCGGTAGTCCGCCATGGTCTCCTTCGGGCGCCCCTTGGAGGTGGTGCCGTCCGTCTCCTGGTAGTGGCGGGTCTCCTGGACAATCTCCACGTCGTTGAGGATGCACGCAGCCTGGCGCTGCATCTCAAAGCGCACGGCCTGTTCCACGGACTTCAGAGAGTTGATGTTCTTGGTCTCCGTGCGGGTGCCGTACTCCGTGGCTCCCTTCTTCATCAGGGAGAGGTTGGAGTCCACACGCATGGAGCCCTGGTCCATGCGTGCGTCGGACACTCCCAGAGCCTTCACGAGCTCGCGCAGTGCGGTGACGTACGCCCGGGCGACCTCAGGGGCGCGCTCCCCCGCACCCTCGATGGGCTTGGTCACGATCTCGATGAGGGGCACACCTGCGCGGTTGCAGTCCACCAGGGATGCGGTGGCGCCATGGATACGGCCGTCCGCGCCACCGAGGTGGGTGAGCTTGCCCGTGTCCTCCTCCATGTGCGCACGCTCGATCTCCACGCGCCACTCGGTGCCGTCCTCCAGCACAACGTCCAGGTAGCCGTCGTAGGCGATGGGCTCGTCGTACTGAGAGATTTGGTAGTTCTTCGGCTGGTCCGGGTAGAAGTAGTTCTTCCGGGCGAAGCGGGAGTAAGGGGCGATGGAGCAATTCAGCGCCAGGCCAATTTTGATGGCCCATTCCACGCCCTGCTTGTTCACCACGGGCAGTGCACCGGGCAGTCCCAGGGAGCATGGATCAACGTTGGAGTTAGGATCGTCGCCGAATTCGGCGGACGACGTGGAGAACATCTTCGTTTTCGTGGCGAGTTCCACGTGAACTTCCATACCCATGACGGGGTCGAAGTGCTCGAGAACCTCGTCGAAATCCAGTACATCATCTGAGTAGTCGTACACAGGCGCAGTCATGTGTGCCATCTTAATACGTATCTGGCTCTGTGTAACTGTGAGGTCGTGAATTGCCGATGTGCCCTCGCGATGCCGCGTACGCCTTGTACCCTGAAGGGCATGACTACCGAAACTCCCCACCTCATTGATCAGTCTTTCATTCGGCACCCTTTGCTGAATATCTTGTTGCTGTCCCGCGTTCCTACGCGTGACGAGATTGAGCAGGTATTAGCGGCAACATTTGGCCCCCGTCTGGGCGAGAAGAAGAACACGGAACACGCCGTGGCCGTGGAACTGGATGATCACTATTTGGTGCACGCCATGGTGCTGGATGCCCCGCCTCAGGATCCTCAGACCACGTATGAGCTCCACCCCGTGCTGACCGAGGACCCCTCTGGCCTGGAGAAGGTGAGCGCCCAGATTATGCTGTCGATCCTTCCCGATAATGAATGGACGGCAAAAGCCAAGCAATTCCGTGAGCCTCGGTTACACGAGATTATGCTTCATGCCCAGGCCACGGCGGCGCTGGCCGCATTGGAGGGCGTGGAGGCTATTCATAATACGGTGGGAGACGTGACCATTTCTCCGCGTGTGTTTGTGGAGGCAGTGACCAATAATGATCCCGCGATGTTTAGCACCAGCGTGTGGCTCACCCAGGGCGAGCGCGGCATTACCGCCTACACGGTGGGCATGGTGTGCGCGGGCCACCCGGAGATTATGGCCGTGGATTCCACGCAGGATCCCACGAAGCTGTTTTATTCCATGCTCAATGTGGTCAATTACGCACTGTTGGTGGATGCGCTGAAGGATGGCGATACGTTTGCCTTTGAGCCCGACGCCGAACCTCTCTCCATCACAGCCGGCCCCTACATTTCGGATCCCACTATTCCGGCTGTGCACGTTCCCCTCTAAGGGGAGCGCAGCTTAGCGCTAAGGGGGGTCCTGATCAGCCGAGCAGGTACTCAGCCGAACAGAGACGTTGCAGTGCGGTAGCG encodes:
- a CDS encoding DUF4261 domain-containing protein, yielding MTTETPHLIDQSFIRHPLLNILLLSRVPTRDEIEQVLAATFGPRLGEKKNTEHAVAVELDDHYLVHAMVLDAPPQDPQTTYELHPVLTEDPSGLEKVSAQIMLSILPDNEWTAKAKQFREPRLHEIMLHAQATAALAALEGVEAIHNTVGDVTISPRVFVEAVTNNDPAMFSTSVWLTQGERGITAYTVGMVCAGHPEIMAVDSTQDPTKLFYSMLNVVNYALLVDALKDGDTFAFEPDAEPLSITAGPYISDPTIPAVHVPL
- the gatB gene encoding Asp-tRNA(Asn)/Glu-tRNA(Gln) amidotransferase subunit GatB, translated to MTAPVYDYSDDVLDFDEVLEHFDPVMGMEVHVELATKTKMFSTSSAEFGDDPNSNVDPCSLGLPGALPVVNKQGVEWAIKIGLALNCSIAPYSRFARKNYFYPDQPKNYQISQYDEPIAYDGYLDVVLEDGTEWRVEIERAHMEEDTGKLTHLGGADGRIHGATASLVDCNRAGVPLIEIVTKPIEGAGERAPEVARAYVTALRELVKALGVSDARMDQGSMRVDSNLSLMKKGATEYGTRTETKNINSLKSVEQAVRFEMQRQAACILNDVEIVQETRHYQETDGTTSKGRPKETMADYRYFNDPDLPPVLAPEEWVEEIRSTLPEMPWIRRARIQEEWKLKDEEMRDLVNAGALDLIIETVEAGAQPSEARSWWVAYLAGKANQQGVELDGLNITPAQVARVIELVGEGKLTNKLARQAVDGVLEGEGDVDEVVASRGLEVVRDDGAIEAAVDEALAANPDIVEKYKAGNTKVTGAIVGAVMKATKGKADPGQVNQLIAKKLS
- a CDS encoding ABC transporter transmembrane domain-containing protein, which produces MSTWRWFAPAHPPRTAHQLHLERWNADRRVGWDMLTSYPAAVVGIVAGTVTDAATGALTSLIVGRITDGGALLIPCLLLVLCLFCAWLGSITGDALTDLSEARAVHDLRLLLTGRLIQAGRPVHSGTVLNTVDEDSKQLGQLKQILNFPLVMLGFLFASAVTLWAASPWISLLLVLGGASTAVTSYVTSAPIARVARQRRVEESRAIALATDVAQGSRVIKGLGAVDITRRRFDEVTDRALRAMLTDATVSSLVMFLRQLVPTAFTIAVIVLGGWLAHAGAITSGQLLTTVLLAPPSLMVTGQSLNVMADLWGRGMAASTRVRELLEELEAQPEDVTGEVALPEGLTVWHAETEDSLAEVHRRVAALTRDGAVAAPHTVSVFEGTLRDNIWAADEEDQLAALHVAECGDILARLGGLEGLIGEAGLTLSGGQRQRVALARFLAARPAVLILDEPTTGLDAVTLDRVAHNVKAMRQGYTTVVISTSRAWQSVADQVVRL